The proteins below come from a single Microtus ochrogaster isolate Prairie Vole_2 chromosome 14 unlocalized genomic scaffold, MicOch1.0 chr14_random_3, whole genome shotgun sequence genomic window:
- the Vamp5 gene encoding vesicle-associated membrane protein 5 → MAGKELERCQQQADEVTEIMLDNYQKVLERDGKLAELEQRSHKLLDMSLAFSKTTNTLAQKKRWENIRCRVYLGLAVAGGLLIILIVLLVTFLPVSDGENSQP, encoded by the exons ATG GCAGGGAAAGAATTGGAGCGATGCCAGCAGCAGGCGGACGAAGTGACGGAAATCATGCTCGACAATTACCAAAAGGTCCTGGAGCGGGATGGCAAGCTGGCAGAGCTGGAGCAGCGCTCGCACAAGCTCCTGGACATG AGTTTGGCCTTCAGCAAGACAACCAATACTCTAGCCCAAAAGAAGCGCTGGGAGAACATCCGGTGCCGGGTCTACTTGGGGCTGGCAGTGGCTGGTGGCCTTCTCATCATCCTGATTGTGCTGCTGGTCACCTTTCTTCCGGTGAGCGATGGGGAAAATAGTCAACCATAG